One Pyrus communis chromosome 13, drPyrComm1.1, whole genome shotgun sequence genomic window carries:
- the LOC137713908 gene encoding UPF0481 protein At3g47200-like, producing MGDHAITVVDSSSSSSEEEDEVMNYEETVEAMRSRLDEHSNEIRTGSRSPSSVCIYKVPASLAEICPKAIEPEMISIGPYHRGKDGLMELESYKWRFLASILSRESYKRGRDLLVEYYKAMRKLEERTRSCYSELMTMSSPDFVQMMVLDGCFIIELFRQRSTDEEDTILKRPFFIQILTRDLLKLQNQLPFFVLGKLFEISDFGTQHSLSLLALEFFNHSLPRPSEVLKRKSELTGANHLLDLFRLSFLPLAPHDPLRNNPPPSKSIFQRKVDALLRRCLPILLCLCTLATVILVDDDRHSNLKYRPTAKSIQCTTQLRLSWVKFRPRKNAESFLDVSYQKRVLRIPPITINELTIAIFINCMAFELCHPHTAPLFTAYIAFMRCLINSNRDVQVLCAEGIIAGFSQSDHNLTELFTNLGEKVVLDIGDCYLSKQFRDVEAYYSSCRGTFLRSCFGEPWSLASFVCALILFAFPMYSQFW from the coding sequence atgggggATCATGCTATCACAGTAGTAGATTCAAGTAGTAGTAGTagcgaggaagaagatgaagtgaTGAATTACGAAGAAACTGTGGAAGCTATGCGAAGTCGTCTAGACGAGCACAGCAACGAAATTCGAACGGGTAGTAGAAGCCCATCATCAGTGTGCATATATAAAGTTCCTGCGAGCCTCGCTGAAATCTGTCCAAAAGCCATTGAACCTGAAATGATCTCCATTGGACCTTACCACCGCGGCAAGGACGGGTTAATGGAACTTGAATCCTACAAATGGAGGTTCCTTGCTTCAATCCTTTCCCGAGAAAGTTATAAAAGAGGGCGTGATCTGCTCGTAGAGTACTACAAAGCCATGAGAAAGTTGGAGGAGCGTACGAGAAGCTGCTACTCCGAGTTGATGACTATGTCAAGCCCTGACTTTGTTCAAATGATGGTGCTTGATGGTTGCTTTATCATCGAGCTTTTTCGACAGAGGAGTACAGATGAAGAGGACACCATTTTAAAAAGGCccttttttattcaaattttaacTAGGGACCTTCTGAAGCTTCAAAACCAACTCCCTTTCTTCGTCCTTGGAAAACTATTTGAGATTTCCGACTTTGGAACTCAACATTCTCTATCCTTGCTTGCGCTTGAGTTCTTCAATCATTCGTTGCCTAGGCCTAGCGAAGTCCTCAAGAGGAAGAGTGAGCTTACTGGGGCCAACCACTTGCTCGACTTGTTTCGCTTAAGCTTCCTTCCTCTCGCACCACACGATCCTCTAAGGAACAATCCTCCTCCCTCGAAGTCAATATTCCAACGAAAGGTAGATGCTCTACTGCGGAGATGTCTGCCAATATTGCTTTGCCTGTGTACGCTAGCAACAGTGATTTTAGTCGATGATGATCGTCACTCTAACCTAAAGTACCGCCCAACTGCGAAATCAATCCAATGTACCACACAACTAAGACTCTCTTGGGTAAAATTTAGGCCGCGCAAAAATGCGGAAAGCTTCTTAGACGTTAGTTACCAGAAAAGGGTTCTTCGCATCCCACCTATAACCATCAATGAGCTCACCATTGCTATCTTTATCAACTGCATGGCGTTTGAACTCTGTCACCCACACACAGCTCCGCTCTTCACCGCTTATATTGCCTTCATGCGCTGTCTCATCAATTCGAATAGGGACGTCCAAGTTCTTTGTGCTGAAGGGATTATCGCCGGCTTCTCCCAGAGCGATCATAACTTAACTGAGCTGTTCACAAACTTGGGGGAAAAAGTTGTGCTCGACATAGGAGATTGCTACCTCTCCAAGCAATTCAGAGATGTGGAGGCCTATTACAGCAGCTGTAGGGGTACCTTCCTGCGATCTTGTTTTGGCGAGCCATGGTCGTTGGCCTCATTTGTCTGTGCCTTAATACTGTTTGCGTTCCCTATGTACTCACAGTTCTGGTGA